From Bradyrhizobium sp. sBnM-33:
GTCAGTCCGGGCCTTTGCTTTTGTTGACATTTTTGCGGTTACAATGCGTCCTTGGCCGGCGCGGCCGAAAACGGCTGACTCGCCGGGCCGATAGGCCAGCGGGTTGGGCGTTGGATGGCCGCAGGCCCAAGCGAAATTGAACCGTATCGCGGCCCGCGCGGCGTGCATCGCCGTTCGAAAACGCATTAGATACATAACGGCGGGACCCGTCCGGGTCTGGTGGAAGAAGGTAGTGATGTGATGGCGTATTGGCGCCGCAGCTCCCGGCAAATGCAGGCCGCGACCGGCCAGGTCGCGGTTGCGCCGGGGTCGCCTGTGGCGGAGAAGCCGAAATCGCCGCGCTCGCGCATGATGCGGCAATACGACTTGGTCGAGCGCGTCCGCTCGTACAATCCGGATACCAACGAAGACCTGCTCAATCGCGCCTATGTCTATGCCATGAAGGCGCATGGCACGCAGACGCGCGCGTCCGGCGATCCGTATTTCTCGCATCCGCTCGAGGTCGCGGCGATCCTGACAAACCTCAAGCTCGATGACGCCACCATTGTCGCCGCTCTGCTGCACGACACCATCGAGGACACCGAGGCGACGCGCGCCGAGATCGACAATATCTTCGGCCATGAGATCGGCGCGCTGGTCGAAGGGCTCACCAAGCTGAAGCGGCTGGAGCTGGTCTCGCGCGAAGCCAAGCAGGCCGAGAATCTGCGCAAGCTCTTGCTCGCGATCGCCGACGACGTTCGCGTGCTCCTGATCAAGTTCGCCGATCGCCTGCACAACATGCGCACGCTGGAATTCGTGCCGCACGCCTCGCGCCGCCGCATTGCCGAGGAGACGCTGGACATCTATGCGCCGCTCGCTGGCCGCATGGGTATGCATGAGATGCGCGAGGAACTGGAAGATCTATCCTTCCACGTGCTCGATCCCGAAGCCTATGTGGTGGTGAAGCAGCGGCTCGACGCGCTTGCCGACCGCAACCGCAATCTAATCGGCGAGATTGAGAGCCAGCTCTCCAAGAACCTGCAGAAAAACGGGATCACTGCGCGCGTCTATGGCCGCCGCAAGCAGCCGTTCTCGATCTGGACCAAAATGGAGCGCAAGTCGGTCGGCTTCGAGCAACTGTCCGACATCTACGGCTTCCGTATTATCCTGAGCGACCTCGAGGCCTGCTACCGCGCGCTGGGCGTGGTGCACACCACCTGGCCGGTGGTGCCCGGACGCTTCAAGGACTACATTTCGACGCCAAAGCAGAACGACTACCGTTCGCTCCACACCACCGTGATCGGCCCCGGCAACCAGCGCGTCGAGCTGCAGATCCGTACCGAGGAAATGAACCAGGTTGCCGAGTTCGGCATCGCCGCGCATGCCTTCTACAAGGAAGGCATGGGCTCGCCGACCGAGCGGCTCAAGCACGAGTCGAACGCCTTTGCCTGGCTGCGCCATACTATCGGCATTCTCTCCGACAGTGCCAATCCGGAAGAGTTTCTGGAGCACACCAAGCTCGAATTGTTTCACGACCAGGTGTTCTGCTTCACCCCGAAGGGCAAACTGATCGCCCTGCCGCGGCAAGCCAATGTGATCGACTTCGCCTATGCCGTGCATACCGATGTCGGCAACTCGGCAGTCGGCTGCAAGATCAATGGCAAGTTCGCGCCGCTTTCGTCCGAATTGCAGAACGGCGACGAAGTCGAGGTTTTGACCTCGCAAGCGCAGTCGGCGCCGCCCTCGGCCTGGGAATCGCTTGCGGTCACCGGCAAGGCCCGCGCCGCGATCCGCCGCGCCACGCGTACCGCGGTGCGCGATCAATATGCGGGACTTGGCCGCCGCATCGTCGATCGCCTGTTTGCCCGCGCCAAGATCGAATATGCCGACGACAAGCTGAAGGGTGCGTTGCCGCGCCTGGCGCGCGCCTCGATCGAGGACGTGATGGCCTCTGTCGGACGTGGTGAACTGAAGGCCTCCGATGTCGCCCGCGCGATGTACCCGGACTACAAGGAAGAGCGGTTGGTGAAATACGGGGCCAAGAAGAGCCTCGCGGTGAAATTGAAGCTGAAGTCGCCGCCGCATCCGGCGCGGAGCGCCTCGGTGATCCCGGTGCGCGGGATCAATTCCGATTTGCCGGTGAAATTTGCGCCGAACGGCGGCGCGGTTCCGGGCGACCGCATCGTCGGCATCGTAACGCCGGGCGAGGGGATCACGATCTATCCGATCCAGTCGCCGGCGCTGAAGGATTTCGAGGAGGAGCCCGAGCGCTGGCTCGACGTGCGCTGGGATATCGACGAGACCATGCCGCAGCGTTTCCCGGCGCGGATCCTGGTGCACAACGTCAACGAGCCCGGCAGCCTCGCCCAGGTCGCCACCGTGATCGCCGAGCACGACGGCAATATCGACAATATCAGCATGTCGCGCCGCTCGCCCGATTTCACCGAGCTGACCATCGACCTCGAGGTCTATGATCTCAAGCATCTCAGTGCAATTATCGCTCAATTGCGTGCCAAGGCCGTCGTCGCCAAGGTCGAGCGCGTCAATGGGTAGCCTTTCACACGCCGTTGCCCTCATGGTGAGGAGGCGCACGCAGACAAGTTTACGCAGTCTGCGTATACTTGACTGCGCCGCCGTCTCGAACCATGAGGCCACAGAAGGGCCCGCATCCTTCGAGACGCGGCGAAGACGCCGCGCCTCAGGATGAGGGATCGTCCACCAGAGAATCCCCGCGAGTCCCAACATGCCCGTTCCTCCGCTCCGCCTCGGCGTCAATGTCGATCACGTCGCCACCTTGCGCAACGCGCGGGGCGGCGAGCGGCCGGATCCGGTGCGCGCGGCGCTGTTGGCGATCGAGGCTGGCGCCGACGGTATTACCGCGCATTTGCGTGAGGACCGCCGCCACATCCGCGACAGCGACATGGCTCGGCTGAAGGCCGAAATATCAAAACCGCTGAATTTCGAGATGGCGGCAACGGAAGACATGCTGCGGATCTCGCTAGCGACAAAACCCCACGCCGTGTGCCTGGTGCCGGAGCGCCGCGAGGAACTCACCACGGAGGGCGGATTGGACGTCGTCGGCCAGCACAATGCGTTGGCCCCGTTCATCGCGCGGCTCAACGATGCCGGCATCCGGGTGTCGCTGTTTATCGCCGCCGATCCGCCGCAGATCGAGATGGCGGCCAAATTGCGCGCGCCGGTGATCGAGATCCACACCGGCGGCTGGTGCGACGCCGTGGTCGATGGCCACGCTGACAAGGCCGAGGCGGAATGGTGGCGAATCGTTGAGGGTGCCGCATTGGCGCGCGCCGCGGGGCTGGAGGTCCATGCCGGCCACGGCCTCGACTACCAGACCGCGGAGACGATTTCAGCGCTGCCCGAGGTCGCCGAACTCAACATCGGCTATTTCATGATGGGGGAGGCCTTGTTCGTCGGCCTTGGCGAGACGGTGCGGCAGATGCGCTCCGCAATGGACCGCGGCCGCCAGAAAATCGCGGGTCGGCCATGATCATCGGCATCGGCTCCGACCTGGTCGACATCACAAGGGTCGCCAAGGTGATCGAGCGCCATGGCGACCGCTTCCTCGACCGCATCTTCACCGACACCGAGCGCGCCAAGGCGGCGCGCCGCGCCAACAGCGACAAAATGGTGGTCGCGACCTATGCCAAGCGATTCGCGGCCAAGGAGGCCTGTTCCAAGGCGCTCGGCACCGGCATCCGGCGTGGCGTCTGGTGGCGGGACATGGGGGTGGTGAACATGCCGGGGGGACGGCCGACCATGAAACTCACCGGCGGCGCGCTGGCCCGGCTCGAAGCGCTGACGCCGGAGGGCTTCGAGGCGCGAATCGATCTGTCGATCACCGACGACTGGCCGCTGGCGCAGGCCTTCGTCATAATTTCGGCGGTCGCACCCGGCAAATCATGAGCCGCGCACGCGTTTGCGCCGGGGAAGCGGCCAAAACTAAAAATCATTGATTTATCAATGGATTATGAAGTTTTGACAAGGCGCTTGATTGCGCGTCCACGAACAACCGTCTAAAACGCGGCAGCGACGAGTTCGAGCCAGGGCCGATTCCGGTTAGCGCCAGAATTGGCTCTCAATATCAGTTATCTAGACCATTTTCCTGACGCGAACGCATCGGGCGATTCGCGTGCGGAAAACGTTCTGCCACCGTGCGGGCTCGGGCTCGCGGGAATTGGGAAAGCGATGAGCGTGACATCCGGCACAAAATCTGAAAGCGGCTTGGGTGAAACCATCCGCGTCGTCATCCATGCTCTCCTGATCGCGCTCGTGATCCGCACCTTCCTGTTCCAGCCTTTCAACATCCCCTCGGGATCGATGAAGGCGACGCTTTTGGTCGGCGATTACCTGTTCGTCTCGAAATATTCCTACGGCTACAGCCACTATTCCATTCCACTGTCGCCGCCACTGTTCTCGGGCCGTATCTTCGGCTCAGAGCCGAACCGCGGCGATATCGTCGTGTTCCGCCTGCCGAAGGACGACTCCACCGATTACATCAAGCGCGTGATCGGCTTGCCGGGCGACCGCATCCAGATGCGGGAAGGGCTGCTCTACATCAACGACAAGCCGGTCAAGCGCGAACGGCTTTCCGACTTCATAGGCGAGGACCCCTGCGGCTCCGACGCCACCGCGCGCGTCAAGCGGTGGAAGGAAACGCTGCCGAACGGCGTCAGCTATGAATCGCTCGATTGCGTCGACAACGGTTTCTACGACAACACCAACGTCTACACCGTGCCCCCCGGCCACTTCTTCATGATGGGCGACAACCGCGACAACTCCACCGATAGCCGCGTGCTGTCGGCGGTGGGCTACGTGCCGTTCGAGAACATCGTCGGCCGGGCGCAGATGATCTTCTTCTCCATTGCCGAGGGCGAACACGCCTGGATGTTTTGGCGCTGGCCGACTGCGGTGCGCTGGAATCGCCTATTCACAATCGTGCGATGAACGACGAGACAGCGACCATTCCCGACACATCGGCCTCGGGCGAGCCGGGCCAGCAGGCAGATGCGCCGAGCGTAGCTGCGCCGAAGAAGAAGCGCGGCAAGGCCGGTGCAAAGGCTGCGGCTGCCGCGATCGAGGGGCGCATCGGCTACAAATTTTCCGATCCGGCGCTGCTGACGACAGCCTTTACCCATGTCTCGGCCCTGAAGCCCGCGACACGCCATCGCGCCGACAGTTATCAGCGGCTGGAATTCCTCGGCGACCACGTGCTCGGGCTGATTATCTCCGACATGTTGTATCGC
This genomic window contains:
- a CDS encoding RelA/SpoT family protein, yielding MAYWRRSSRQMQAATGQVAVAPGSPVAEKPKSPRSRMMRQYDLVERVRSYNPDTNEDLLNRAYVYAMKAHGTQTRASGDPYFSHPLEVAAILTNLKLDDATIVAALLHDTIEDTEATRAEIDNIFGHEIGALVEGLTKLKRLELVSREAKQAENLRKLLLAIADDVRVLLIKFADRLHNMRTLEFVPHASRRRIAEETLDIYAPLAGRMGMHEMREELEDLSFHVLDPEAYVVVKQRLDALADRNRNLIGEIESQLSKNLQKNGITARVYGRRKQPFSIWTKMERKSVGFEQLSDIYGFRIILSDLEACYRALGVVHTTWPVVPGRFKDYISTPKQNDYRSLHTTVIGPGNQRVELQIRTEEMNQVAEFGIAAHAFYKEGMGSPTERLKHESNAFAWLRHTIGILSDSANPEEFLEHTKLELFHDQVFCFTPKGKLIALPRQANVIDFAYAVHTDVGNSAVGCKINGKFAPLSSELQNGDEVEVLTSQAQSAPPSAWESLAVTGKARAAIRRATRTAVRDQYAGLGRRIVDRLFARAKIEYADDKLKGALPRLARASIEDVMASVGRGELKASDVARAMYPDYKEERLVKYGAKKSLAVKLKLKSPPHPARSASVIPVRGINSDLPVKFAPNGGAVPGDRIVGIVTPGEGITIYPIQSPALKDFEEEPERWLDVRWDIDETMPQRFPARILVHNVNEPGSLAQVATVIAEHDGNIDNISMSRRSPDFTELTIDLEVYDLKHLSAIIAQLRAKAVVAKVERVNG
- a CDS encoding pyridoxine 5'-phosphate synthase; the protein is MPVPPLRLGVNVDHVATLRNARGGERPDPVRAALLAIEAGADGITAHLREDRRHIRDSDMARLKAEISKPLNFEMAATEDMLRISLATKPHAVCLVPERREELTTEGGLDVVGQHNALAPFIARLNDAGIRVSLFIAADPPQIEMAAKLRAPVIEIHTGGWCDAVVDGHADKAEAEWWRIVEGAALARAAGLEVHAGHGLDYQTAETISALPEVAELNIGYFMMGEALFVGLGETVRQMRSAMDRGRQKIAGRP
- the acpS gene encoding holo-ACP synthase is translated as MIIGIGSDLVDITRVAKVIERHGDRFLDRIFTDTERAKAARRANSDKMVVATYAKRFAAKEACSKALGTGIRRGVWWRDMGVVNMPGGRPTMKLTGGALARLEALTPEGFEARIDLSITDDWPLAQAFVIISAVAPGKS
- the lepB gene encoding signal peptidase I, which produces MSVTSGTKSESGLGETIRVVIHALLIALVIRTFLFQPFNIPSGSMKATLLVGDYLFVSKYSYGYSHYSIPLSPPLFSGRIFGSEPNRGDIVVFRLPKDDSTDYIKRVIGLPGDRIQMREGLLYINDKPVKRERLSDFIGEDPCGSDATARVKRWKETLPNGVSYESLDCVDNGFYDNTNVYTVPPGHFFMMGDNRDNSTDSRVLSAVGYVPFENIVGRAQMIFFSIAEGEHAWMFWRWPTAVRWNRLFTIVR